TCGACGATGACGTCGCGCAGCCCGGGACCGACGGCCCGCGCCAGCCGCTCGACGCCCTCCTCGCCGTGATTCAACCTCACCCACAGGATGCGCGACGCAAACGAGCTCCCCTTGACGCTGGGCATCCTCCCTGGCGTCGATTGTAGACCGAACTGCCCCCGGCGGCACGGTGAGGCCCGGCGTTGACACCAAACGGACCGGCCATTACCGTCGCGGACGCAGTCCCATGTCGAACTCGCACGACCCGTTTCGCAAACTCGAGGAGATGGAGGCGCGCGCCCTCGAAGGCGGCGGCGCGGCGCGCATCGAGCGCCAACACGCGGCCGGAAAGCTCACGGCGCGCGAGCGCATCGGCGCCCTCGTCGACGAGGGCAGCTTCGTCGAACTGGACAAGTTCGTCACCCACCGGTGCGCCGACTTCGGCATGCAGGATCAGAAGATCCTCGGCGACGGCGTCGTGACCGGCTACGGGACGATCGACGGCCGCACGGTGTGCGTGTTCGCCCAGGACTTCACCGTCTTCGGCGGATCGCTGTCCGGCGCGTACGCGGCCAAGATCTGCAAGATCATGGACCTCGCGATGAAGATCGGCGCACCGGTCATCGGGCTCAACGACTCGGGCGGGGCGCGCATCCAGGAAGGGGTCGAGTCGCTCGCCGGCTACGCCGACATTTTCACGCGCAACGTGCTCGCGTCCGGCGTCGTGCCGCAAATCTCGGCGATCATGGGCCCCTGCGCGGGGGGCGCCGTGTATTCGCCGGCGATGACCGACTTCATCTTCATGGTCGACAAGACCTCCTACATGTTCATCACCGGCCCGGACGTGATCAAGACGGTGACGCACGAGGAGGTGTCGAAGGAGCAACTCGGCGGCGCCCACACGCACGCCACCCGGTCGGGCGTCGCGCACTTTCACACGGCAGACGAACTCACATGCCTCGAGTCGGTGCGCGAGTTGTTGTCGTACTTGCCGTCGAACAACATGCAGGACCCGCCGGTGCGCCCGACGCGCGACCGGCCAGACCGGGCCGATCCCGAACTCGACCAGGTCGTACCGCTCGAATCGAACCGGCCGTACGACATGAAAGAGATCATCTCGCGCGTCGTCGACGAGCGGCACTTCTTCGAAGTCCACGCGCAGTTCGCACAGAACATGATCTGCGGGTTCGCGCGCTTCGACGGTCGACCGGTCGGCATCGTCGCCAACCAGCCCGCGCACCTGGCCGGTTGTCTCGACATCGACGCGTCGGTCAAGGCCGCACGCTTCGTGCGGTTTTGCGACTGCTTCAACATTCCGCTGGTGACGTTCGTCGACGTGCCGGGGTTCTTGCCGGGCACCGACCAGGAGTACGGCGGCATCATCAAGCACGGGGCGAAGCTTCTGTACGCGTTCACCGAAGCGACCGTCCCGAAGGTCACGGTGATCACGCGCAAAGCGTACGGCGGTGCGTACGACGTCATGGCGTCCAAGCACATCCGGGCCGACATGAACTTCGCCTATCCGACCGCCGAGATCGCCGTCATGGGCCCGGAAGGGGCGGTCAACATCGTGTTCCGCAGCGAACTCGACCGAATCGCCGATCCGGACGAGCGCGAGCGCGCGCGGCAGCAGTTCATCGCCGAGTACAAGGAGCGGTTCGCCAATCCGTACAAGGCGGCGTCGCTCGGCTACATCGACGAGATTATCCGGCCGCGTGAGACGCGCGCGGCGATCATCCGCGCGCTGCTCACGCTGGCGGACAAGCGCCAGTCCAATCCGCCCAAAAAGCACGGCAACATTCCGTTGTAGCGCCAACGCGGCGAACGGCGCGGCGCATCGGCGCGATCGGCCGGCACAGGTTCCGCGTCCGGCGCGCCGTCCACGTCGGGGCGGGCGCATGCGGTGGCGGTTCGCTCGCGTCGCCGCGCGCCACCTACGGCTCGATCTGGTCGCAGGCGACGAGGTCGGCCTTGGTCGCCGCGCGCAGAGCGCAGTCGAGTCGTTTTTTTGGCAGGCTTTCGACGCAGCGGGCGACGAACTCGGAACGCGACGCGTCGGCAAGCGCGGCGACGCGATCGGGACTGCGCGCCGGCGTCGCGGCGAATTCCAGTTCGACCACCTTGGCGTGCAGCCGCTCGCAGTCGGCCTGCGAGGGCGCGTTGGCGCACGCGGCGAGCGCGGCGGCCGCGACGAGCGACAGGATGTGCACCGAGCGCGTCACGGCGACCGAGCGTACCACGGCCGGCGGCGGCATCGGCCCAGGCGAGCCGGCGGCGCGCGATCCGCGCGGCGAGCGCGGCGGCCCGTGGCGGCCGGCCGCGGGCCCGCCGGCAGGTCACGCGAGCCGCGCGGCGAGCGCGGCGGCCGCGTCGCGGCCGATCGCGACGCTCGCGGTCGCCCCGTGACCACCGAGACCGGCGACCCAAAACAGCCACGGCGCCCGGTCGTCCCAGGCGACGAGCGGGCCGCCGTCGCGCGAGAACGTGCGCAGGCACGCCCACGTGCGAGCGATGCCGTACTCCACCAGCCGCGGCGCCATGCGGGCGAGTTTGTCGGCCAGGACGGACAGCGCGGCCGGCGACGGCACCGGATCGTGCGGTGCGACGACCGTCTCGTCGCAGGCCGACACCAGACACGCGCCGCTTTCGGGCCTCACATAGAACTCGTCGTCGACGTGCCACGCAAACGGCGCATCGGCGGGCACGTCGGCGAGCGGTTCCGTGACGTGCAGGTGGCGCAGGACCGGATCGAACCGCGCGCGGCCGCCGGCGGCCGCGCCGACCGGCTCGGCCCACGCGCCGGCGGCCACGACGAGACACCGCGCGTCGATCGGCCCCTTCGACGTCTCGACGCGCACGCCGTCGCCGGCCGGACGACAGCCGAGGACCTCGCACCCGGTCTCGACCCGCACGCCGCGCGACCGCGCTCCCGCGAGCAGCCCGGCGAGCAGCGCGTGGATGTCGATCACGCCGTCGGTCGGGAACCACACGGCGCCCACCATCGGCGTCGCGTCGAGCAGCGGCCAGCGAGCGCGCACCGCGGCCGGCGGCACGCGTTCGGCGGGCACCCCGAACCGGTGCGCGGTCGCCACCAGCCGCGCCAGCGTGGCTTCGCGCGAGGCGACGAGCAGCGAGCCGCAGCCGGACACCAGCGGCCGGTCCGCGAGATCGGGCGGCGGCCGGCGCAACCAGGTCGCGCCGCGCACCGCGACGGCGGTGAACGCGTCGTGCTCGGTGACCTGGCGCCCGAGCGCGGCGTTGCGCCCGCTGGCGTGGACGCCGCATATCGCCTCGCGCTCGACGACGACGACCTGGAGCCGCGCGGCGCGCGACAGCCAGAACGCGGTCGATGCCCCCGCGAACCCTCCGCCGGCGATGACGACGTCAGCGCGCATCGGCGTCACCGGGTCCTTCCGCCCGATCGCGGTCGCCGCGGCCGGCGCGCGACCCGCCACTCGCCGGCCGGCGCCGAAGTCCAGGTCGCGGCCGTTGGCGGCCGGGCCCCCTGCCGCCGCCCCGAGCCGGCCGGGCGCCCCGCCGGTGCGCGGCGCGTGCCGGCGCCCCGCCGCGCGGGGCTCCCGTGTCGCTCGCGGCAATCACGACCGGTTCCTACCACGGACGCGGCCGCCCTGCCGACCCCCGCCGGGGTCGGCGGACCGCGCGGTGCAGCCGACGGTGAAACCGCACCACTGGGCGCGGGGTGAGCCCGCCGGGGTCAGCGGACCGCGCGGTGCAGCCGACGGTGGGCACAGGCGGGACGCAAGTGCCTTCGCGCGCGCGCCCACTCAAAGGCACGGGACGTGCTATTGACCCCGGCCAT
The window above is part of the Deltaproteobacteria bacterium genome. Proteins encoded here:
- a CDS encoding acyl-CoA carboxylase subunit beta, translating into MSNSHDPFRKLEEMEARALEGGGAARIERQHAAGKLTARERIGALVDEGSFVELDKFVTHRCADFGMQDQKILGDGVVTGYGTIDGRTVCVFAQDFTVFGGSLSGAYAAKICKIMDLAMKIGAPVIGLNDSGGARIQEGVESLAGYADIFTRNVLASGVVPQISAIMGPCAGGAVYSPAMTDFIFMVDKTSYMFITGPDVIKTVTHEEVSKEQLGGAHTHATRSGVAHFHTADELTCLESVRELLSYLPSNNMQDPPVRPTRDRPDRADPELDQVVPLESNRPYDMKEIISRVVDERHFFEVHAQFAQNMICGFARFDGRPVGIVANQPAHLAGCLDIDASVKAARFVRFCDCFNIPLVTFVDVPGFLPGTDQEYGGIIKHGAKLLYAFTEATVPKVTVITRKAYGGAYDVMASKHIRADMNFAYPTAEIAVMGPEGAVNIVFRSELDRIADPDERERARQQFIAEYKERFANPYKAASLGYIDEIIRPRETRAAIIRALLTLADKRQSNPPKKHGNIPL
- a CDS encoding FAD-binding oxidoreductase, encoding MPRATREPRAAGRRHAPRTGGAPGRLGAAAGGPAANGRDLDFGAGRRVAGRAPAAATAIGRKDPVTPMRADVVIAGGGFAGASTAFWLSRAARLQVVVVEREAICGVHASGRNAALGRQVTEHDAFTAVAVRGATWLRRPPPDLADRPLVSGCGSLLVASREATLARLVATAHRFGVPAERVPPAAVRARWPLLDATPMVGAVWFPTDGVIDIHALLAGLLAGARSRGVRVETGCEVLGCRPAGDGVRVETSKGPIDARCLVVAAGAWAEPVGAAAGGRARFDPVLRHLHVTEPLADVPADAPFAWHVDDEFYVRPESGACLVSACDETVVAPHDPVPSPAALSVLADKLARMAPRLVEYGIARTWACLRTFSRDGGPLVAWDDRAPWLFWVAGLGGHGATASVAIGRDAAAALAARLA